A single window of Leeuwenhoekiella sp. MAR_2009_132 DNA harbors:
- a CDS encoding DUF4998 domain-containing protein, giving the protein MKKYRIAKFLFAFIIVVSIAATQSCTDENEYLKYAENGEILYTGKMDSVKVFSGRNRVLIEGNLSGDPKITSYKIYWANKSDSVVFSVSKDRDNDKISQIIENLPENIYNFEIRTMDSDGFSSVPVFATGKVYGDRYQNALINRPILESKAIDNVAILKFASVDATSGIFQSEIEYVNINNELQTAIVPISQTDVILPDFKAGDTVKYRSAFKPDSTSLDVFYTNYQTFKPTPPLLLNNIMPFEISDNSGLRYSTAANWIHNAGALSHHGNTYGMVDSNGNNYFMNVVSGYGGEPDIINGLMYQTATIDPGTYIFKVQTRAGNFNLEDKVYALAALGNTLPNVVDVESSENTLAYKRITQAVGVTQNYLYTMIFTVEEVTEVSVGLAITNDPGTQKYMPITEFLWEKQ; this is encoded by the coding sequence ATGAAAAAATACAGAATAGCTAAATTTCTATTTGCATTTATTATAGTCGTGAGTATCGCTGCAACACAGTCGTGTACAGATGAAAATGAGTATTTAAAATATGCAGAAAACGGAGAAATCTTGTATACGGGTAAAATGGATTCTGTTAAAGTATTTTCCGGGCGCAACCGGGTGCTTATTGAGGGCAATCTAAGTGGAGATCCTAAAATTACTTCGTATAAAATTTATTGGGCAAATAAGAGTGACAGTGTTGTATTTTCAGTAAGTAAAGATCGAGATAACGATAAAATTTCACAAATAATTGAAAATCTACCTGAGAATATATACAATTTTGAAATTAGAACCATGGATAGTGACGGGTTTAGTTCTGTACCGGTATTTGCAACAGGTAAAGTTTATGGAGACCGTTATCAGAATGCATTAATAAACAGACCTATTTTAGAGTCTAAAGCCATTGATAATGTAGCTATTTTAAAATTTGCGAGTGTTGATGCAACATCAGGTATTTTTCAATCAGAGATTGAATATGTAAATATTAACAATGAGTTACAGACAGCAATAGTTCCTATTTCTCAAACTGATGTTATTTTACCAGATTTTAAAGCAGGTGATACCGTTAAATACAGGTCTGCTTTTAAACCTGACTCAACAAGTCTAGATGTATTTTATACAAATTATCAAACTTTTAAGCCTACGCCACCTTTATTACTTAACAATATTATGCCATTTGAAATTTCAGACAACTCAGGTCTTCGATATTCTACGGCAGCAAACTGGATACATAATGCAGGAGCTTTAAGTCATCACGGCAATACTTATGGTATGGTAGATAGTAATGGTAATAATTACTTTATGAATGTTGTAAGTGGCTATGGTGGAGAACCTGATATTATTAATGGTTTAATGTATCAGACTGCCACGATAGATCCCGGTACTTATATCTTTAAAGTACAAACAAGAGCTGGTAATTTTAATTTAGAAGATAAAGTTTATGCTCTTGCTGCTTTAGGAAATACCCTGCCCAATGTAGTTGATGTAGAAAGTTCTGAAAATACCTTGGCTTACAAGCGTATTACCCAAGCTGTAGGTGTAACTCAAAATTATTTATATACAATGATATTTACAGTTGAAGAAGTTACTGAGGTCTCAGTAGGTTTAGCAATTACAAATGATCCCGGAACTCAAAAATATATGCCCATAACGGAGTTTTTATGGGAAAAACAATAA
- a CDS encoding AraC family transcriptional regulator: MDYSSKNFKIKEGFIGQRMITIPPNVLNEIKDNNFIKDFYTSAIGFYPQAIYHDRKRKSGSREYILLYCIEGKGSIEIENTKYSLVPNSYIIIPPYVGHHYQSSTEYPWTIYWSHFLGSKADFLYKYYQENIEDNQVKTIARSERRQKDFIKIMTVLENGFETTSLEFANTSLLNLLMQMIYAEEINPSELKTDIITKSIEYLNSNLNRNFKVEEIANQQNLSVSRYSELFKKKTGYSPVQYFNKLKIQKSCQYLYFTDMGIKEICQKIGYEDPYYYSRAFKKLMGMPPSRYRKEYKSQNRKN; this comes from the coding sequence ATGGATTATTCTTCGAAAAATTTTAAAATAAAGGAAGGTTTTATTGGGCAACGGATGATAACGATCCCACCCAATGTTTTAAATGAAATTAAAGACAATAATTTTATTAAAGATTTCTATACAAGCGCTATAGGATTTTATCCCCAAGCTATTTATCACGACCGAAAAAGAAAATCTGGAAGCAGAGAATATATATTGCTTTATTGTATAGAAGGTAAAGGATCTATAGAAATAGAAAATACTAAATACAGTTTAGTCCCTAATTCTTATATTATAATCCCCCCTTATGTAGGACATCATTATCAAAGCTCAACAGAATATCCCTGGACGATTTATTGGAGTCATTTTTTAGGCTCAAAAGCAGACTTTTTATATAAATATTATCAAGAAAATATAGAAGATAATCAAGTAAAGACAATTGCTAGAAGCGAAAGAAGACAGAAAGATTTTATAAAAATAATGACCGTATTAGAAAACGGATTTGAAACTACAAGTTTAGAATTTGCGAATACTAGCTTACTTAATTTGCTAATGCAAATGATTTATGCCGAAGAGATAAATCCCTCAGAACTGAAGACTGACATTATTACCAAATCAATTGAGTATTTGAATAGTAATCTAAATCGTAATTTTAAAGTTGAAGAAATTGCCAATCAACAAAATTTATCTGTATCCCGGTATTCTGAACTTTTTAAGAAAAAGACAGGTTATTCACCTGTGCAATATTTTAATAAACTAAAAATTCAAAAATCGTGTCAGTATCTTTATTTTACAGATATGGGAATAAAAGAAATTTGCCAAAAAATTGGTTATGAAGACCCCTATTATTATTCAAGAGCATTTAAAAAATTAATGGGAATGCCTCCTTCAAGATATAGAAAAGAGTATAAGAGTCAGAATCGTAAAAATTAA
- a CDS encoding RagB/SusD family nutrient uptake outer membrane protein has translation MKIFYKRISILVSSIVLGSLLQSCGGEFLDVVPDNVATIDNAFTLRNEAEKYLFTCYSYLPREGDVNFNIGMLAGDEIWKNDLILANTANFEIAKGNQNAGNPFYNVWDGSRFGGGPGNNYKLFQGIRNCNIFIENLEDESKVQDLQEFERARWIAEAKFLKAYYHYYLMRMYGPIPIVDKNIPIEASTEAINVKRAPLNEVVAFIVNLLDESAEALPETILDPANELGRITKVIALGVKAEVLMLSASPLFNGNSDYAGFVDNEGKQLISTVFEVEKWRLAADAAKAAIDVAEANGAALYEFNQNQFDLSDTTLIKLSYSQAFTERWNPEIIWANPSSRTSLLQQYCMVPVSSEYTHTLCQKILSPTLKIAKMYHTKNGVPIVEDKTLNFNDETALKTASVDDRYNIATGFTTARLNFDREYRFYASLGFDGSTFYKQDSPSRSDEDTWVIRAKYNDYGGSNAGVLYNVTGYYIKKLVDWRMTSTTGTPYRDYAWPMLRLSDLYLIYAEALNEAEGPTIEVMNYVDRIRERAGLAGVVDSWTNFSINPNKFATKEGMREIIHRERLIEFAFEGKRYWDLRRWKKATEEFNKDITGWNYLGEETSEYYQLRNVFQQRFVAPRDYLWPLAEFTLLQNPNLIQNPGW, from the coding sequence ATGAAAATATTTTACAAAAGAATTAGCATTCTGGTTTCTTCTATAGTTTTAGGAAGTTTACTTCAATCCTGTGGTGGTGAGTTTCTTGATGTTGTTCCTGATAATGTGGCCACAATAGATAACGCATTTACATTACGCAACGAGGCAGAAAAATATCTTTTCACCTGTTATTCTTACTTACCACGAGAAGGCGATGTGAACTTTAATATAGGTATGCTTGCAGGAGATGAGATATGGAAAAATGATTTGATACTTGCTAATACGGCTAATTTTGAAATTGCAAAAGGTAATCAAAATGCGGGTAATCCTTTCTACAATGTCTGGGATGGTTCTCGATTTGGTGGGGGGCCAGGAAACAATTATAAGTTGTTTCAAGGCATACGTAACTGTAATATTTTTATAGAAAACCTTGAAGATGAAAGTAAAGTACAGGATTTGCAAGAATTTGAACGTGCACGTTGGATCGCTGAGGCGAAATTTCTCAAAGCATATTACCATTATTATTTGATGAGAATGTATGGCCCCATACCAATTGTAGATAAAAATATACCAATTGAAGCATCAACAGAAGCTATTAATGTTAAACGTGCTCCACTAAATGAAGTTGTAGCATTTATCGTTAATCTTCTAGATGAAAGTGCTGAAGCGCTACCAGAAACTATTTTAGATCCTGCAAATGAATTAGGAAGAATTACAAAAGTAATAGCTCTGGGAGTGAAAGCTGAAGTTTTAATGCTTTCAGCAAGTCCTCTTTTTAACGGAAACTCTGACTATGCTGGGTTTGTAGATAATGAAGGCAAACAATTAATTAGTACTGTTTTCGAAGTTGAAAAATGGCGGTTGGCAGCAGATGCAGCAAAAGCAGCCATAGATGTGGCTGAAGCTAACGGTGCAGCTTTATATGAATTTAATCAAAATCAATTTGATCTATCAGATACTACATTAATAAAATTAAGTTATAGCCAGGCATTTACAGAACGCTGGAATCCTGAAATCATTTGGGCAAATCCTAGTAGTAGAACAAGTCTTTTGCAACAATACTGCATGGTACCAGTAAGTTCAGAATATACGCACACGCTATGTCAAAAGATTTTATCTCCAACCTTAAAAATAGCTAAGATGTACCATACAAAAAATGGGGTACCTATTGTTGAAGACAAAACTTTGAATTTTAATGACGAAACTGCATTAAAAACAGCTAGTGTTGACGATAGGTATAACATCGCTACAGGTTTTACTACAGCAAGACTTAATTTTGACAGAGAGTATCGTTTTTATGCAAGTTTAGGTTTTGACGGTAGTACTTTCTACAAACAGGATTCACCATCCAGATCTGATGAAGATACTTGGGTCATACGAGCTAAATATAATGATTACGGAGGTAGTAATGCAGGAGTACTTTACAATGTAACCGGATATTATATAAAAAAACTGGTAGACTGGAGAATGACCAGTACAACGGGTACACCTTATCGAGATTACGCTTGGCCTATGCTACGCCTATCAGATCTCTATCTGATTTATGCAGAAGCGCTTAATGAAGCTGAAGGTCCTACTATAGAAGTTATGAATTATGTTGACAGGATACGAGAACGCGCAGGTTTAGCAGGAGTCGTGGATTCCTGGACAAACTTTTCTATAAACCCAAATAAGTTTGCAACCAAAGAGGGTATGCGTGAAATAATACATAGAGAACGTCTGATAGAGTTTGCCTTTGAAGGTAAGAGATATTGGGATTTGAGAAGATGGAAAAAGGCAACAGAAGAGTTTAATAAAGATATAACCGGCTGGAATTATCTAGGTGAGGAGACTTCAGAATATTACCAGTTACGTAATGTATTTCAACAGCGATTTGTAGCTCCGCGAGATTATTTATGGCCATTAGCAGAATTTACATTATTACAAAACCCTAATCTAATTCAAAATCCTGGGTGGTAG
- a CDS encoding DUF5000 domain-containing lipoprotein — protein sequence MMRKFSLLLSLLGLVSLGCASDENDNVPLTKDSSAPGQITNIEVVNLSGKAQIKYQLPEDPNLLYVKATYMLDSGREMEVKSSYYNKSLWIEGFAKAGERDIEITTVNRSEVESAPVTVTINPKESSLYEVFRSLEVGPDFGGVFIRAKNEKRIDLALLLMEKNDEGDWETSGNSIYTSTDSIFRTIRGLDTINYDLAFTIRDRFLNTSDTLFKTIKPIYETEIPRTQYSGYPLPGDAPTTEFPFPISRMFDNDFRNWPRIYITDAAAPAPHSFTIDLGAEVKISRIKVWDYPQGTSSGFFYYWQFNMRKFEIWGSNNPTSDGSFNSWDKLGDYEVVKPSGLPLGQQNNEDIEFAQDGFNWSIPITAPKYRYLRINNLENWGGSGRIAIAELRVYGDTR from the coding sequence ATGATGCGAAAATTTAGCTTGTTACTATCACTTTTAGGATTAGTATCTCTAGGGTGCGCAAGTGATGAAAATGACAATGTACCGTTAACAAAAGATTCTTCTGCACCTGGTCAAATCACTAACATTGAAGTGGTAAATCTTTCAGGGAAAGCACAAATAAAATATCAATTACCAGAAGATCCTAATTTACTATATGTCAAAGCGACCTATATGTTAGATAGTGGAAGAGAAATGGAAGTGAAGTCTTCTTATTACAACAAATCTTTATGGATTGAAGGTTTTGCTAAAGCTGGAGAACGCGATATCGAAATTACAACTGTAAATCGTAGCGAAGTAGAGTCTGCTCCCGTTACGGTAACTATTAATCCTAAAGAGTCATCATTATATGAAGTATTTAGAAGTTTAGAAGTAGGACCAGATTTTGGTGGTGTCTTTATACGCGCAAAAAATGAGAAGCGTATAGATCTAGCACTTTTATTAATGGAAAAAAATGACGAAGGTGACTGGGAAACTTCTGGCAACAGTATATATACTTCAACAGATAGTATTTTTAGAACGATACGTGGTCTGGATACCATTAACTATGACTTAGCCTTTACCATAAGAGATCGGTTTTTAAACACTTCAGATACATTGTTTAAAACCATAAAGCCTATTTATGAGACCGAAATACCACGTACACAGTACTCGGGCTATCCATTACCAGGAGATGCACCAACTACAGAATTTCCATTTCCTATTTCGAGAATGTTTGATAATGATTTTAGAAATTGGCCACGAATTTATATTACAGATGCAGCTGCCCCGGCACCTCATTCATTTACAATAGACTTAGGTGCAGAAGTGAAAATAAGTCGAATTAAAGTTTGGGATTACCCTCAGGGTACAAGTTCCGGGTTTTTCTATTATTGGCAATTTAATATGAGAAAATTTGAAATTTGGGGATCTAATAACCCTACTTCAGATGGTAGTTTTAATAGTTGGGATAAATTAGGTGATTATGAGGTTGTAAAACCATCTGGTCTTCCATTAGGTCAGCAAAATAATGAAGATATAGAATTTGCTCAAGACGGGTTCAACTGGTCTATACCCATTACAGCTCCAAAATATCGCTATTTGAGAATTAATAATCTAGAAAACTGGGGAGGTTCTGGCAGAATTGCAATTGCTGAGTTACGGGTTTATGGAGATACACGATAA
- a CDS encoding SusC/RagA family TonB-linked outer membrane protein, with protein MIKKLLFFVLTILSTYSLRASSLNEVHITLNTFDNYQQQIRGTVKSADAGTPIPGVSVLEKGTSNGVDTDFDGLFQLTVTGPDAVLVFSYLGFITKEVRVRDLNEIDVLLETSTESLDELVIVGFGTQKKESLVSSITTISPGELKTPTSNLTNVLAGRVSGLIGYQRSGEPGADNSDFFIRGLGTFGAGKRNPLILIDGIESSTTDLARLQPDDIDSFSVLKDAAAASIYGARGANGVILVATKSGILGDVKFDFRVENRFSSNTDNFKLADNITYMQLANEATLTRDPLAPLPYSQNKIDRTAAGDNLLLYPNNNWIEKLIKNYSWNQGINLSASGGGERARYYIAGTMNIDNGLLKVNGINDFNNNIKLYNYSIRSNINIDLTPTTEGIIRVYGQFDDYTGPIGSRNAQGNLVNGGQRIFNLALYSNPVLFPDVYPNELRPFTTHPLFGGAETRPGSGVLAVNPYAEMVRGYQVYKNSTIQAQIELKQDLNFWTEGLSARAMGYIRRFSFFDVSRSYNPFYYGSRRNQETGEIILNVFNDGSESSIGTTGTEFLDYNPGDKRLDSRIYLETAINYNRTFNEVHEVSGLLLNLLSSYQTGNAGSVQSSLASRNHGLSGRFTYAYDKRYLAEINFGYNGSEKFSQGNRYGFFPSFGVAYRISNEKFFEKIKEKDIITDLKVRATYGFVGNDEIGSAQDRFFYLSNVNLNNGTYGFTFGEEFSRTRPGVSIERYANSLITWEKSEQVNLGLDLELFNKINIITDAFKQRRFNILQPRTDVSSTLGLQSTPSTNFGEVESKGVDLSIDYNDQFGNNWWTSLRANMTYSTSEILQFAEIDYPDELSYLFRKGNSIGQQYGLVAERLFVDDKEVTNSPTQFGEVRGGDIKYRDINGDGVISNSDRVPIGLPTTPEIIYGFGGSLGYKAFDLSVFFQGSARSSFFINPALIQPFYINGSSESGLLKAIAESHWSEENRDVYAFWPRLSTDQEENNNQPSTWWMRNGAFLRFKNIEIGYNAPSKFTDKIGLKSLRLYASGINLAVWSSFDLWDPEQGANGLGYPIQSVYNLGITARL; from the coding sequence ATGATAAAAAAATTACTATTTTTTGTGCTTACTATATTAAGTACGTACAGCCTCAGAGCTTCTTCCTTAAATGAGGTTCATATCACACTAAATACGTTTGATAATTATCAGCAGCAGATTAGAGGTACTGTTAAATCTGCAGATGCCGGAACGCCCATTCCAGGAGTTTCCGTTTTAGAAAAAGGTACTTCTAATGGAGTTGATACTGATTTTGATGGTTTGTTCCAACTGACAGTAACCGGTCCTGATGCTGTTTTAGTATTTTCATACTTAGGTTTTATTACTAAAGAAGTAAGGGTTCGAGATTTAAATGAAATAGATGTACTTTTAGAAACAAGTACAGAGTCTTTAGATGAGCTTGTTATTGTTGGTTTTGGTACCCAAAAGAAAGAAAGTCTTGTAAGTAGTATTACAACCATTTCTCCGGGTGAACTTAAAACACCCACGAGCAACCTTACCAATGTACTAGCGGGTAGAGTTTCAGGATTAATAGGGTATCAGCGTTCTGGTGAGCCAGGTGCAGATAACTCGGACTTTTTTATACGAGGCTTAGGTACATTTGGAGCCGGTAAACGTAACCCGTTAATACTTATAGATGGTATAGAGTCTTCAACAACAGATCTTGCCCGTTTACAACCCGATGATATTGATTCATTTTCGGTTTTAAAGGATGCTGCTGCCGCCTCAATTTATGGTGCAAGAGGGGCAAACGGTGTAATTCTGGTAGCTACTAAGAGTGGTATATTAGGCGACGTAAAATTTGATTTTAGAGTAGAAAATCGTTTTTCTTCTAATACAGATAATTTCAAGTTAGCAGATAATATTACCTACATGCAATTGGCTAACGAGGCTACACTTACCAGAGATCCTCTTGCACCGTTACCATATTCTCAAAATAAAATAGACCGCACTGCAGCAGGTGATAATTTACTGCTTTATCCTAACAATAATTGGATAGAGAAATTAATAAAAAATTATAGCTGGAATCAAGGAATAAATCTTAGCGCAAGTGGTGGTGGTGAACGTGCCAGATATTATATCGCTGGAACTATGAATATTGATAATGGTCTCTTAAAAGTTAATGGGATCAACGATTTTAATAATAATATAAAACTGTACAACTATTCTATACGTAGTAATATTAATATTGATTTGACTCCAACAACAGAAGGTATTATACGAGTTTATGGGCAGTTTGATGATTATACAGGACCTATAGGAAGCAGAAATGCTCAAGGTAACTTAGTTAACGGAGGTCAGCGTATATTTAATTTAGCACTATATTCAAACCCTGTTTTATTCCCAGATGTTTATCCAAATGAATTAAGACCGTTCACAACACATCCGCTTTTTGGTGGTGCAGAAACCCGTCCAGGTAGTGGAGTCCTTGCTGTAAATCCGTATGCAGAAATGGTTAGGGGCTACCAAGTCTATAAAAACTCTACTATTCAAGCTCAAATTGAATTGAAACAGGATTTAAATTTCTGGACTGAAGGACTTAGTGCTCGTGCTATGGGATATATACGTAGATTTTCATTTTTTGATGTGTCAAGATCTTATAATCCATTTTACTATGGTTCCCGAAGAAATCAAGAAACAGGTGAAATTATTTTAAATGTTTTTAATGATGGTAGTGAATCATCTATAGGCACAACGGGGACCGAATTTTTAGATTATAACCCGGGAGATAAACGTTTAGACTCTCGTATTTATTTAGAAACCGCAATTAATTACAATAGAACGTTTAACGAGGTTCATGAGGTTTCAGGGTTATTACTGAACCTGTTATCGAGCTATCAAACAGGAAACGCGGGCTCTGTTCAATCTTCACTTGCTAGCAGAAATCATGGTCTTTCCGGCAGGTTTACTTACGCCTATGATAAGCGTTATCTGGCAGAAATAAATTTTGGTTACAACGGTTCTGAAAAATTTTCGCAGGGTAATAGATATGGATTTTTTCCATCATTTGGTGTAGCTTATCGTATATCAAATGAGAAGTTTTTTGAAAAAATAAAAGAAAAGGATATAATCACAGATTTAAAAGTAAGAGCTACTTATGGTTTTGTGGGTAATGATGAGATAGGAAGTGCTCAAGATCGTTTTTTCTATTTATCTAATGTTAATTTAAATAATGGGACCTACGGTTTTACCTTTGGTGAAGAATTTTCCAGAACCAGACCGGGTGTTTCAATTGAACGTTATGCAAATAGTCTTATAACTTGGGAAAAATCTGAGCAAGTAAACTTAGGCTTGGACTTGGAGCTATTTAATAAAATAAATATTATAACCGATGCATTTAAGCAGCGTCGTTTCAATATACTTCAACCTAGAACAGATGTAAGTTCAACACTGGGGCTGCAAAGTACACCTTCAACTAACTTCGGAGAAGTAGAAAGTAAGGGTGTAGATCTTTCTATAGATTATAACGATCAATTTGGTAATAATTGGTGGACAAGTTTACGAGCTAATATGACGTATTCTACAAGCGAGATTCTTCAATTTGCAGAAATAGACTATCCTGATGAACTTTCTTATCTTTTTAGAAAAGGTAACTCTATAGGACAACAGTATGGGCTTGTGGCAGAGCGCCTTTTTGTAGATGATAAAGAGGTGACAAACTCACCTACTCAATTTGGTGAGGTTCGAGGTGGTGATATAAAATATCGAGATATTAATGGAGATGGTGTAATTAGCAATTCAGATCGTGTGCCTATAGGACTTCCAACAACTCCGGAGATAATATATGGCTTTGGAGGTAGTTTAGGGTATAAAGCTTTTGATTTAAGTGTATTCTTCCAGGGTTCTGCACGATCTAGCTTTTTTATAAATCCTGCTCTTATACAACCATTTTATATTAATGGTAGTTCAGAGAGTGGTTTGTTAAAAGCTATAGCAGAAAGCCATTGGTCTGAAGAAAATCGTGATGTCTACGCATTTTGGCCTCGTTTGAGTACAGATCAGGAAGAAAACAACAATCAACCCTCTACTTGGTGGATGCGTAATGGTGCTTTCTTGCGGTTTAAAAATATAGAGATTGGCTACAATGCTCCTTCAAAATTTACAGATAAAATAGGATTAAAAAGTCTTCGCTTGTATGCAAGTGGTATTAATCTGGCGGTTTGGAGTTCGTTTGACCTTTGGGATCCAGAACAAGGTGCTAATGGTCTTGGATATCCAATTCAATCTGTATATAACTTAGGTATAACCGCAAGACTTTAA
- a CDS encoding sulfatase-like hydrolase/transferase codes for MIEKVQPNVIVILIDDAGYIDFGFMGSEDLDTPRIDELAESGTIFKDAHVSATVCAPSRAGLLTGIYQQRFGFEANGTGGIGLSDAVVTMADVFKDHGYNTYALGKWHLGSAYSDQPNQRGFDQFYGFLAGSRSYFPIQNATEENMLQNNGERVFFEGYMTDVLGDQSIKYIQENGDKPFFMYLAYNAVHTPMEAKEKDLKKYNKHKRQKLAAMTWSLDENVGKLIDKLEDLNLRDNTLIYFLSDNGGAHNNQSKGGVLKGWKGNEYEGGHRVPFVVSYPKAFKGGNSFYGLTSSLDIFATSIAAAGIIKPSDLILDGVNLLPYLTQNKTGNPHDQLFWKKLDKSAVRIGDFKSITLEGYGSVMYNLKNNVSETEDISQKNKVDFLRLQKAYFAWQAQMSKPLWGEGKDWENVCFYIHKQLMLNEKVLYKDIWSPIYLKDNNK; via the coding sequence ATGATTGAAAAAGTTCAACCCAATGTTATTGTTATTCTAATTGATGATGCTGGGTATATAGACTTTGGGTTTATGGGAAGTGAAGACCTAGATACGCCACGTATAGATGAGCTAGCAGAGAGTGGTACTATTTTTAAAGATGCTCATGTTAGTGCAACCGTATGTGCGCCCTCGAGGGCGGGATTATTAACAGGAATATATCAACAGCGATTTGGTTTTGAAGCAAATGGGACAGGAGGTATAGGTCTTAGTGATGCTGTTGTAACAATGGCAGATGTATTTAAAGATCACGGTTATAATACATATGCTTTAGGTAAATGGCATCTGGGAAGTGCTTATTCAGATCAACCTAATCAACGTGGTTTTGATCAGTTTTATGGTTTTCTAGCGGGTAGTAGATCATATTTTCCTATACAAAATGCTACAGAAGAAAATATGTTACAGAATAATGGAGAACGGGTATTCTTTGAAGGGTATATGACAGATGTTTTAGGAGATCAATCTATAAAATATATTCAGGAGAATGGTGATAAACCTTTTTTCATGTATTTAGCTTATAATGCTGTACACACACCAATGGAGGCTAAAGAAAAAGATTTAAAAAAATATAATAAGCATAAACGTCAAAAACTTGCTGCAATGACGTGGTCTTTAGATGAGAATGTAGGTAAGCTTATTGACAAACTTGAAGACTTAAATTTAAGAGATAATACTTTAATTTATTTTTTAAGTGACAATGGCGGGGCTCATAACAATCAATCAAAGGGAGGAGTTCTTAAAGGTTGGAAGGGCAACGAATATGAAGGAGGGCATCGAGTTCCTTTTGTAGTTAGTTATCCTAAAGCGTTCAAAGGAGGTAATTCTTTTTATGGCTTGACATCATCATTAGATATATTTGCAACGTCTATCGCTGCTGCAGGAATTATAAAGCCATCAGATTTAATACTAGATGGAGTTAATTTATTACCTTATTTAACTCAAAATAAGACAGGAAATCCACATGATCAATTATTCTGGAAAAAACTAGATAAATCTGCCGTAAGGATAGGAGATTTTAAGTCTATAACCCTAGAAGGGTACGGCAGTGTAATGTACAATTTAAAAAATAATGTAAGTGAAACTGAGGATATATCTCAAAAAAATAAAGTTGATTTTTTAAGATTACAAAAAGCCTATTTTGCTTGGCAAGCACAAATGAGTAAACCGCTCTGGGGTGAAGGCAAAGATTGGGAAAATGTTTGTTTTTATATACACAAACAATTGATGCTAAACGAAAAGGTTTTGTATAAAGATATTTGGAGTCCTATCTATTTGAAAGATAATAATAAATAA